In the Leifsonia sp. 466MF genome, one interval contains:
- the aroB gene encoding 3-dehydroquinate synthase produces the protein MTDAPTEILVPGAHPYPVIVGRGLRLELADHLGNAVNKVLVVHPPTLGAAAAELRESLVGRYEVLLAEVPDAEAAKRVEVASFLWGIMGQADFTRSDAVIGFGGGAVTDLAGFVAATWLRGVKLIQVPTTLLGMVDAAVGGKTGINTAEGKNLVGAFYAPDAVICDLDTLTSLPKNEILAGFAEVVKYGFIAEPEILDIIEADVDRATDPETPELRRLVELSIGIKARVVGEDFTEQGLREILNYGHTLGHAIEHAERYQWRHGAAVSVGMVFAAELARLSGRLSDEVVDRHRRILESLTLPVSYPLGRWQTLLATMQRDKKARGSMLRFIVLDDVARPTVLAGPDQSLLFAAYQEVGS, from the coding sequence ATGACCGACGCCCCCACCGAGATCCTGGTCCCCGGTGCGCATCCGTACCCGGTGATCGTGGGCCGCGGACTCCGGCTGGAGCTCGCCGACCACCTCGGGAACGCGGTCAACAAGGTGCTCGTCGTGCACCCGCCGACGCTGGGCGCTGCGGCCGCCGAACTGCGCGAGTCGCTCGTCGGGCGCTACGAGGTGCTGCTCGCCGAGGTGCCGGACGCGGAGGCGGCCAAGCGCGTCGAGGTGGCGTCGTTCCTCTGGGGCATCATGGGGCAGGCCGACTTCACCCGCTCGGACGCCGTCATCGGGTTCGGCGGCGGCGCAGTCACCGACCTGGCCGGATTCGTGGCCGCGACCTGGCTGCGCGGCGTGAAGCTGATCCAGGTCCCGACGACGCTGCTCGGGATGGTGGATGCGGCGGTCGGCGGCAAGACCGGCATCAACACCGCGGAGGGCAAGAACCTCGTCGGGGCGTTCTACGCGCCGGACGCCGTGATCTGCGACCTCGACACGCTCACATCCCTGCCGAAGAACGAGATCCTCGCCGGCTTCGCGGAGGTCGTGAAGTACGGGTTCATCGCCGAGCCGGAGATCCTGGACATCATCGAGGCCGACGTCGACCGGGCGACCGACCCGGAGACGCCGGAACTGCGCCGGCTGGTGGAGCTGTCCATCGGCATCAAGGCGCGGGTCGTGGGGGAGGACTTCACCGAGCAGGGGCTCCGCGAGATCCTCAACTACGGCCACACCCTCGGGCACGCCATCGAGCACGCCGAGCGATACCAGTGGCGCCACGGGGCCGCCGTCTCGGTCGGGATGGTCTTCGCGGCGGAGCTGGCCCGGCTGAGCGGGCGGCTGAGCGACGAGGTCGTCGACCGGCACCGCCGCATCCTGGAGTCGCTGACCCTGCCGGTTTCGTATCCGCTGGGCCGCTGGCAGACCCTGCTCGCCACGATGCAGCGCGACAAGAAGGCCCGGGGCAGTATGCTGCGGTTCATCGTGCTCGACGACGTCGCCCGGCCCACCGTGCTGGCCGGCCCCGATCAGAGCCTGCTGTTCGCCGCATACCAGGAGGTGGGCTCGTGA
- a CDS encoding type II 3-dehydroquinate dehydratase, protein MTTILVLNGPNLGRLGTREPDVYGSGTLDDLRVVLAEDAGDDTIDLRQTDDEGQLLRWLHEAADTGAPVILNAGAWTHYSYAVRDAVSLVTKAGGTVIEVHLSNPHAREEFRHTSVLSAVATGVIAGFGFESYRLALAFIRRNAR, encoded by the coding sequence GTGACGACCATCCTCGTCCTCAACGGCCCCAACCTGGGGCGCCTCGGCACCCGCGAGCCCGACGTCTACGGCTCCGGTACCCTCGACGACCTGCGCGTCGTCCTCGCGGAGGACGCCGGCGACGACACCATCGACCTGCGCCAGACCGACGACGAGGGTCAGTTGCTGCGGTGGCTGCACGAGGCGGCGGACACGGGTGCGCCCGTCATCCTGAACGCCGGGGCGTGGACGCACTACTCCTACGCCGTGCGGGATGCGGTGTCGCTCGTGACGAAGGCGGGAGGCACCGTGATCGAGGTGCACCTGTCGAATCCGCACGCCCGCGAGGAGTTCCGCCACACCAGCGTGCTGAGCGCTGTGGCGACCGGCGTCATCGCCGGGTTCGGCTTCGAGTCGTACCGGCTGGCGCTGGCGTTCATTCGCCGAAACGCCCGCTGA
- the efp gene encoding elongation factor P, whose product MASTADIKNGVVLSIDGQLWTVIEFQHVKPGKGGAFVRTKLKNVTTGKTVDRTYNAGAKIEITNVDRRDYQYLYQDGADFVFMDTSDYDQITIPGPVVGDAANFMLENQNVTVALHEGSPLYVELPASVVLEITYTEPGLQGDRSTGGTKPATVETGYQIQVPLFLETGTKVKVDTRTGDYLGRVND is encoded by the coding sequence TTGGCCTCAACCGCTGACATCAAGAACGGCGTCGTCCTCAGCATCGACGGACAGCTCTGGACCGTGATCGAGTTCCAGCACGTCAAGCCGGGCAAGGGCGGCGCGTTCGTCCGCACCAAGCTGAAGAACGTCACGACGGGCAAGACGGTCGACCGCACCTACAACGCCGGCGCCAAGATCGAGATCACCAACGTCGACCGCCGCGACTACCAGTACCTGTACCAGGACGGCGCCGACTTCGTGTTCATGGACACGTCCGACTACGACCAGATCACCATCCCGGGCCCGGTCGTCGGCGACGCCGCCAACTTCATGCTCGAGAACCAGAACGTCACGGTCGCGCTGCACGAGGGCTCGCCTCTGTACGTCGAGCTCCCCGCCTCCGTCGTTCTCGAGATCACCTACACCGAGCCGGGCCTCCAGGGCGACCGCTCCACCGGCGGCACCAAGCCCGCGACGGTCGAGACCGGCTACCAGATCCAGGTCCCGCTGTTCCTCGAGACCGGCACCAAGGTCAAGGTCGACACCCGCACGGGCGACTACCTCGGCCGCGTCAACGACTGA
- the nusB gene encoding transcription antitermination factor NusB, with protein MSARTKARKRALDVLYSADLRQTPLRQALATEAERAANEPAREASWLYAREILDGVIEHEDEIDELIETYAQGWTLARMPAVDRAILRIGVWEVLFNDEVPEGVAISEAVEAATVLSTDDSAGFVNGLLAKIAQTRSV; from the coding sequence ATGAGCGCTCGGACGAAGGCGCGCAAGCGCGCGCTCGACGTGCTCTACAGCGCCGACCTGCGGCAGACGCCGCTCCGGCAGGCGCTGGCGACCGAGGCCGAGCGCGCGGCGAACGAGCCTGCGCGCGAGGCGTCGTGGCTGTATGCGCGCGAGATCCTCGACGGGGTCATCGAGCACGAGGACGAGATCGACGAGCTGATCGAGACGTACGCGCAGGGCTGGACGCTGGCGCGCATGCCCGCCGTCGACCGCGCGATCCTGCGCATCGGCGTGTGGGAGGTGCTGTTCAACGACGAGGTGCCCGAGGGTGTCGCGATCTCCGAGGCGGTCGAGGCGGCCACGGTGCTCTCGACGGATGACTCGGCCGGTTTCGTCAACGGGCTGCTCGCCAAGATCGCCCAAACGAGGTCGGTGTGA
- a CDS encoding DsbA family protein: protein MSSVRTSLRRRVARAAAAAVLAVGIVSGVAACSLLGGASNVPVATDKPPTGTDGAVDFDGRFITAGDGEKKVDIWFDAMCPVCGAFEQTNGETLAKAVDDGSITLRLHPLTFLDAASNGTGYSTRAAAALTCVAVTDRSAVLPFYQALFTDQPEENSDGLTDKQLAKRASDAGAGDITSCLADSGPYQAWAQANTAHSQKGPIEVDGTKVLDTIKGTPTVLVNGKQYPGGITDKKAFTAFLADH, encoded by the coding sequence GTGAGCAGCGTGCGGACGAGCCTGCGTCGCCGGGTCGCCCGCGCGGCGGCTGCCGCCGTGCTGGCGGTCGGCATCGTCTCCGGCGTCGCGGCGTGCTCGCTGCTGGGCGGAGCATCCAATGTCCCGGTGGCCACCGACAAGCCTCCGACGGGCACGGATGGCGCTGTCGACTTCGACGGCCGCTTCATCACCGCGGGTGACGGCGAGAAGAAGGTCGACATCTGGTTCGACGCGATGTGCCCGGTGTGCGGCGCGTTCGAGCAGACGAACGGTGAGACGCTGGCGAAGGCCGTCGACGACGGGTCGATCACGCTCCGCTTGCACCCTCTGACCTTCCTTGACGCCGCATCGAACGGCACCGGATACTCGACCAGGGCGGCCGCGGCGCTGACCTGCGTCGCCGTGACGGACCGGAGCGCGGTGCTGCCGTTCTACCAGGCGCTGTTCACCGACCAGCCGGAGGAGAACTCCGACGGGCTCACCGACAAGCAGCTTGCGAAGCGCGCGAGCGACGCCGGTGCGGGGGACATCACCTCGTGCCTTGCCGACAGCGGCCCGTACCAGGCGTGGGCGCAGGCGAACACCGCGCACTCGCAGAAGGGCCCGATCGAGGTCGACGGCACCAAGGTGCTCGACACGATCAAGGGGACCCCGACGGTGCTCGTGAACGGCAAGCAGTATCCCGGCGGCATCACCGACAAGAAGGCGTTCACCGCGTTCCTCGCCGACCACTGA
- the pyrR gene encoding bifunctional pyr operon transcriptional regulator/uracil phosphoribosyltransferase PyrR: MTARTVLQQADIARALTRISHEILESNRGTDDLVILGIPTRGVVLARRIAENIQRIEPAAIASLADIVGALDVTMYRDDLSRHPTRTPQPTSLPGPIDGKTVVLVDDVLFSGRTIRAALDAVSDLGRPRAVRLAVLVDRGHRELPIRADFVGKNLPSAASERIYVRLADVDGDESVTIEDPNAEPNATQEADA, translated from the coding sequence ATGACAGCGCGCACCGTGCTGCAACAGGCTGACATCGCCCGGGCGTTGACTCGGATCTCTCACGAGATCCTGGAGTCCAACCGGGGAACGGACGACCTGGTGATCCTCGGGATCCCGACTCGCGGCGTCGTGCTCGCGCGGCGGATCGCCGAGAACATCCAGCGCATCGAACCGGCGGCCATCGCGTCGCTGGCGGACATCGTGGGCGCGCTCGACGTGACCATGTACCGCGACGACCTCTCGCGGCATCCCACCCGCACGCCGCAGCCCACTTCGCTGCCGGGGCCGATCGACGGGAAGACCGTCGTGCTGGTCGACGACGTGCTGTTCTCGGGCCGGACCATCCGCGCAGCCCTGGACGCGGTGAGCGACCTCGGCCGGCCCCGGGCCGTGCGCCTCGCGGTGCTGGTCGACCGCGGGCACCGCGAGCTGCCGATCCGCGCCGACTTCGTGGGCAAGAACCTGCCGTCGGCCGCGTCGGAGCGCATCTACGTGCGGCTCGCCGACGTCGACGGCGACGAGTCGGTCACCATCGAGGACCCGAACGCCGAACCGAACGCGACGCAGGAGGCCGACGCATGA
- a CDS encoding aspartate carbamoyltransferase catalytic subunit codes for MRHLLSTRDLPREDAIRLLDIAEDMADVQDREVKKLPTLRGKTVVNLFFEDSTRTRISFEAAAKRLSADVINFSAKGSSVSKGESLKDTAQTLQAMGADAVVIRHGSSGAPQTLAASGWIDAGIVNAGDGTHEHPTQALLDAFTMRRRLHGTASRGKDLDGVSVAIVGDILHSRVARSNVWLLRTLGAHVTLVAPPTLLPVDVSGWPASVGYDLDAAIAEGPDVVMMLRIQAERMNAAFFPTTREYTRRWGLDEERLGRLRADSIVMHPGPMNRGLEISAAAADSPRSTVREQVANGVSVRMAALYLLLSGAGPEQVRPGGVR; via the coding sequence ATGAGGCACCTGCTCTCCACTCGCGACCTCCCGCGCGAGGACGCCATCCGGCTGCTCGACATCGCCGAGGACATGGCGGATGTGCAGGACCGCGAGGTCAAGAAGCTCCCGACCCTGCGCGGCAAGACCGTCGTCAACCTGTTCTTCGAGGACTCCACGCGAACGCGCATCTCGTTCGAGGCCGCCGCGAAGCGCCTCTCGGCCGATGTGATCAACTTCTCGGCGAAGGGCTCCAGCGTCTCGAAGGGCGAGAGCCTCAAGGACACCGCCCAGACGCTGCAGGCGATGGGCGCGGACGCCGTGGTGATCCGTCACGGGTCGTCCGGCGCTCCGCAGACCCTCGCGGCGAGCGGCTGGATCGACGCGGGTATCGTCAACGCCGGCGACGGCACGCACGAGCACCCGACGCAGGCGCTGCTCGACGCGTTCACGATGCGCCGCCGCCTCCACGGCACCGCATCGCGCGGCAAGGACCTCGACGGCGTGAGCGTCGCGATCGTCGGCGACATCCTCCACTCGCGCGTCGCGCGCTCGAACGTGTGGCTGCTGCGCACGCTCGGCGCCCACGTCACGCTGGTCGCACCACCGACCCTGCTGCCGGTGGATGTGTCCGGCTGGCCGGCCTCGGTCGGCTACGACCTCGACGCGGCGATCGCGGAGGGACCCGACGTCGTGATGATGCTCCGCATCCAGGCCGAGAGGATGAACGCCGCGTTCTTCCCGACCACACGCGAATACACGCGACGCTGGGGGCTGGACGAGGAACGGTTGGGCCGGCTGCGGGCCGATAGCATTGTGATGCACCCGGGACCGATGAACCGTGGGCTGGAGATCTCGGCCGCGGCCGCGGACTCCCCGCGCTCGACGGTCCGGGAGCAGGTCGCGAACGGCGTCTCCGTGCGGATGGCAGCCCTGTACCTGCTGCTGTCGGGTGCAGGTCCCGAACAGGTACGGCCCGGCGGTGTGAGGTGA
- a CDS encoding dihydroorotase, with the protein MDERFLIGGATLADGTRTDLLVEGGRIVETGTGLSAAGATAIDADGLLALPGLVDLHTHLREPGYEQSETVLTGTRAAAAGGFTAVFAMANTSPVADTAGVVEQVLSLGEAAGYATVRPIGAVTVGLEGERLAELGAMAQSRARVRVFSDDGKCVSDPLLMRRALEYVKAFDGVIAQHAQEPRLTEGAQMNEGALSGELGLAGWPAVAEESIIARDVLLAEHVGSRLHVCHVSTAGSVDVIRWAKARGIDVTAEVTPHHLALTEELATGYDARYKVNPPLRSREDVEALRAGLADGTIDIVATDHAPHPVESKDCEWDAAAFGMVGLESALSVVQASVVDNGMLGWADIARVLSATPAKIGRLDGHGVPLAAGAAANLFLYDPTASRTFSTGDLAGKGVNSPYLGLTLPGRVVATFHQGRATVLDGAVVDAERLAAGAGVTAHG; encoded by the coding sequence GTGGACGAGAGATTCCTGATCGGCGGCGCGACGCTGGCCGACGGCACCCGGACCGACCTTCTGGTCGAGGGCGGCCGGATCGTGGAGACCGGTACCGGGCTGAGCGCCGCGGGCGCGACGGCGATCGACGCGGACGGGCTGCTCGCGCTGCCCGGACTGGTCGACCTGCACACGCACCTGCGCGAGCCCGGCTACGAGCAGAGCGAGACCGTCCTGACCGGTACCCGCGCCGCCGCCGCGGGCGGTTTCACGGCGGTGTTCGCCATGGCGAACACGTCGCCGGTGGCCGACACCGCTGGCGTGGTGGAGCAGGTGCTGAGCCTCGGCGAGGCCGCCGGCTACGCGACCGTCCGCCCGATCGGCGCCGTGACGGTGGGCCTGGAGGGCGAGCGCCTCGCCGAGCTGGGCGCGATGGCGCAGTCCCGTGCCCGCGTCCGGGTGTTCTCCGACGACGGCAAGTGCGTCTCCGACCCGCTGCTGATGCGCCGGGCGCTGGAGTACGTGAAGGCGTTCGACGGCGTCATCGCTCAGCACGCCCAGGAGCCGCGCCTGACCGAGGGCGCCCAGATGAACGAGGGCGCGCTCTCGGGCGAGCTGGGTCTTGCCGGCTGGCCGGCGGTGGCCGAGGAGTCGATCATCGCCCGGGATGTGCTCCTCGCCGAGCACGTCGGCTCGCGCCTGCACGTCTGCCACGTCTCGACGGCCGGCAGCGTCGACGTGATCCGCTGGGCGAAGGCCCGCGGCATCGACGTGACCGCCGAGGTCACGCCGCACCACCTCGCTCTCACCGAGGAGCTGGCGACCGGTTATGACGCGCGCTACAAGGTGAACCCGCCGCTGCGCAGCCGGGAGGACGTCGAGGCGCTCCGCGCAGGGCTTGCCGACGGCACGATCGACATCGTCGCCACCGACCACGCTCCGCATCCCGTCGAGTCGAAGGACTGCGAGTGGGATGCCGCCGCGTTCGGCATGGTCGGCCTCGAGTCGGCGCTCTCGGTGGTGCAGGCATCGGTCGTGGACAACGGGATGCTCGGCTGGGCCGACATCGCGCGTGTCCTGTCCGCCACCCCGGCGAAGATCGGCCGGCTGGACGGCCACGGCGTGCCGCTTGCCGCGGGCGCTGCGGCGAACCTCTTCCTCTACGACCCGACCGCGTCGCGCACGTTCTCGACCGGCGACCTCGCGGGCAAGGGCGTCAACTCGCCCTACCTCGGGCTGACGCTGCCCGGACGTGTCGTGGCGACCTTCCACCAGGGCCGGGCGACCGTGCTCGACGGCGCCGTGGTCGACGCCGAGCGGCTGGCCGCAGGAGCGGGGGTGACGGCGCATGGATAA
- a CDS encoding PH-like domain-containing protein — protein sequence MDKVLPTLGILAVVVIVLALAVVGWRRRLRRDTASGGGYSIPGTLSAPTASTEVLYVATTRAGQPLERLTLPGLAFRGTATVTVRPEGVELAVTGEQPVFIPAAVVTGIGAASVAIDRVVEKDGLLRLGWTTSGGTAADSYVRVVDPAGRAQLAAAIEDLVPRSDTAGTAGAETTGDDTTGVDRPNDKEV from the coding sequence ATGGATAAGGTGCTCCCCACCCTCGGGATCCTCGCGGTCGTCGTCATCGTGCTCGCACTGGCGGTCGTCGGCTGGCGTCGGCGCCTGCGGCGCGACACGGCATCCGGCGGCGGCTACTCCATCCCGGGAACGCTGAGCGCGCCGACCGCCTCCACCGAGGTGCTGTACGTTGCGACGACCCGCGCCGGTCAGCCCCTGGAGCGGCTCACCCTGCCGGGGCTGGCGTTCCGCGGAACGGCGACGGTGACCGTCCGGCCGGAGGGCGTCGAGCTCGCGGTGACGGGGGAGCAGCCGGTGTTCATCCCGGCCGCCGTCGTCACCGGCATCGGCGCCGCGAGCGTCGCCATCGACCGCGTCGTCGAGAAGGACGGCCTGCTCCGCCTCGGCTGGACCACCAGCGGCGGCACGGCCGCCGACAGCTACGTCCGGGTCGTCGACCCGGCCGGCCGCGCGCAGCTCGCCGCGGCCATCGAAGATCTCGTGCCGCGGTCGGACACCGCAGGCACGGCCGGTGCGGAGACCACCGGCGACGACACGACGGGCGTCGACCGCCCGAACGACAAGGAGGTGTGA
- the carA gene encoding glutamine-hydrolyzing carbamoyl-phosphate synthase small subunit, whose product MLAAEPAVLVLEDGKRYVGRAYGARGRTLGEAVFATGMTGYQETLTDPSYAGQIVLMTAPHIGNTGTNDEDMESRRIWVAGYVVREPSRVVSNFRAQRSLDDDLVAQGVVGISGIDTRAVTRHIRSAGAMRAGVFSGDDFALSDSEQLDLVLAGAPMKGRNLSAEVSTIEPYTVPAVGEKVGSVAVLDLGVKKSTLENLAARGLDVHVLPQQVSAQDVLDLGVSALFFSNGPGDPQASDKHVALLQETLRAGLPYFGICFGNQLLGRALGLDTYKLPFGHRGINQPVLDKRTGRVEITAQNHGFAVKAPIDASFDSPAGFGRVEVSHFSLNDNVVEGLNCLDLNAFSVQYHPEAAAGPHDANYLFDRFLDMVRAQHADRSASTENQENA is encoded by the coding sequence GTGCTCGCTGCAGAACCCGCAGTGCTCGTCCTCGAAGACGGAAAACGGTACGTCGGCCGGGCCTACGGCGCCCGCGGGCGCACGCTCGGCGAGGCCGTGTTCGCCACCGGGATGACCGGGTACCAGGAGACGCTGACCGACCCGTCGTACGCGGGCCAGATCGTCCTCATGACGGCGCCGCACATCGGCAACACCGGCACGAACGACGAGGACATGGAGTCGCGCCGGATCTGGGTCGCCGGCTACGTCGTGCGCGAGCCCAGCCGCGTCGTCTCCAACTTCCGCGCCCAGCGGAGCCTCGACGACGACCTGGTCGCCCAGGGCGTCGTCGGGATCAGCGGCATCGACACGCGCGCCGTGACCCGTCACATCCGTTCGGCCGGTGCCATGCGCGCCGGCGTCTTCTCCGGCGACGACTTCGCGCTGAGCGACAGCGAGCAGCTGGACCTGGTGCTCGCCGGAGCGCCCATGAAGGGCCGCAACCTCTCGGCCGAGGTGTCGACGATCGAGCCGTACACCGTCCCGGCCGTCGGCGAGAAGGTCGGCTCGGTGGCCGTCCTCGACCTCGGCGTGAAGAAGTCCACGCTGGAGAACCTCGCCGCCCGCGGGCTCGACGTCCACGTCCTCCCGCAGCAGGTGTCCGCGCAGGATGTGCTCGACCTCGGCGTCTCTGCACTGTTCTTCTCGAACGGCCCCGGCGACCCCCAGGCCTCCGACAAGCATGTCGCGCTCCTGCAGGAGACCCTGCGCGCCGGGCTGCCGTACTTCGGCATCTGCTTCGGCAATCAGCTGCTCGGCCGCGCGCTCGGCCTCGACACTTACAAGCTGCCGTTCGGTCACCGTGGGATCAACCAGCCGGTGCTCGACAAGCGCACCGGCCGTGTGGAGATCACCGCGCAGAACCACGGCTTCGCGGTGAAGGCGCCGATCGACGCGTCCTTCGACTCGCCCGCCGGCTTCGGCCGCGTCGAGGTGAGCCACTTCTCCCTCAACGACAACGTCGTCGAGGGCCTGAACTGCCTCGACCTGAACGCCTTCAGCGTGCAGTACCACCCCGAGGCTGCCGCGGGCCCGCATGACGCCAACTACCTCTTCGACCGCTTCCTGGACATGGTCAGGGCGCAGCACGCCGACCGGTCCGCCAGCACCGAGAACCAGGAGAACGCCTGA